The Syngnathus typhle isolate RoL2023-S1 ecotype Sweden linkage group LG14, RoL_Styp_1.0, whole genome shotgun sequence genome segment GAATGTGGATGACACTGCTGACCTTTTGAGTTGTGCtgtcaaatatattttcaatttaccgtattttccgcactataaggcgcacctaaaaacctccaattttctcaaaagcctacagtgcgccttataatcaggtgcgccttatacatggaccaatattgagccactacagcaggtgtgtccaaagtccggtctgcgggccaaatgtatatatcttatgtatggacaaagttttcaaatgggcctttAATTgaaggtgcggtttataatccggtgtgccttatagtgcggaaaatacggtacttcaaaaataaatcaagtggaAATATTGGGTGGTGGATAAGGCTAGTGGACTTTTGCTAATTCTAAAAGGTACATACTGAGATTTAGTTCTTTTTAAAAGCTGCTTCCCAGCAATTTGGTTCCTAgcaattgtttgttttcttgcctGACAATTTCGACGAGCAAGACAGAAATAAACTAGGACTCTGTGAGTGGGGCTCAGCTGCTGGTGAGGCTGCTTAAATCCCCTCATTCGTTGCTATAACTCACAAATCTAATCACATTAATAGTCATTCAGTTGTAGGCTAGGGTCTCAAGGCTATGCTTTTTCCGCTATCATCCAGATTAGGCGAGGTCATGGTGATTTGTCCTACAGTCTGTACACGATGATGACATCAAATTGAATTTGCGATCCATTACAGGAGCCAGTGAGTCTGGCCAGCGTGGACACGGAATCCGCCATCCCCATGAACCTTTCACTGGCCTCGCTCTTCAACAAGGAACctctgctggagctgctgccaGCCCTGCAGCCGCTGGAGCACCACGTGCGTTACGTCATCACTCACGGCAACGCCAACGAACACTTCCGCCTGCTGGAGCGCCGCGACGGAAAGAGCGTGCTGAGGCTAGGCAAGAGGCCACCTCCCGCCGGGTCCTACCGACTCGACATCGCCAGCCTGCCCCTGTTCGGGCCCCGGAGACGAAACCAGCTGGAGGAGCAGCATGACAAGGACTACCTACAAGGGGAGATTGGGGACGCCCTGCGCATTAAGCTTCACATCCATCTGCACTGAATGCCCTCGCAAGCCCCGCCCCCGGGACTGACCCCCCCCTTCAAAGCCTGAACCTTTGCGTTTTAACCCACCCTTGTATCCAGAAGAGGGTTAACCAAGGGCTATGAAAGACTACGGCAATCAGCCTAACTCTACCACCACTTTGTTACTGTTcgttattttgtgttttgtgtgatttagatttccctttttttttttaccataattATACTTGTGTCCATTCTTCTCTTCCACAATTAGCACTCCTGTGGAGCAGATCACAGCGAGGTGCGTACAGCCCCCCCTAATACAGGAGCATCTCAATAAACTGGAATATTAatgaaatgtcatttatttaaatatttcaatTCATAACGTGACTCGaatcacacaccaaaaaaaaagcaaaatcccCCATCTTGAGAATATTACAAAAGAGAGCTGTGTAATATATGACATTAACATTCTGAATTGaactaatgaaataaataaagcatTCCAATTTTCTATTCCAATTTATTGAGGTGCACTTGTAAAAGATATAATGGCACACAAGTCCATGAAGCACTTTTGTaggcaggcaaaaaaaaaaaaataatgcacaaAAAAGGGGATTtatgatgaggaaaaaaaaaagtgctgagaGCTGCCATAGGTGACTTTCTGCAGTTGAAGTTTAATCCAGTGATGACTGACAAGGAATGAGGCATCTTCATGGCACCTCTCTGGGATATTCATTTCAAACCATGTCACTTCAAGCTACTGTTTTGTGTCATGTCACGAGGCCCTTTGCAACTGTAACGCAACATTTCAGGTTCACCAAATGTGGAATTAGCGCTTGTTATCTCAGTGCGATGCTGAGACGCAAACCAAAGAGGGTGCTATCGTCACGACCAGGGAATCCTACACTAAGCAGCTTTTTCCCAAAGAACCTGGTTCAGGTCACTTTTGTATTACTTCCCTTTCAAGGGATTTTAAAGTGGATAGATTTCAACTGATGTCACCTGACCAGAATTGTGATCTTAATCTGGGCCAAGGCGTGTTTACACTACAGCACCAAAAAGTACCAGTCTTGACAAGCTGTAAATTAAAATATAAAGATTACAGTCTCAATgtatgcatgcaaaaaaaaaaatccatcaggtCATACTCTTCatttctcagattttttttttctctctagaaagaaaaaaaaaaggtgctatCGATAATCCCGTCTGCTGTACAAAGAAACGCAGTCTTGAATCTGGATTgcaaaaagtgacatttgttATTAATTTTGTGCCAGGCTTTattattgttgtgttttttttttgtctcagtgctgaaaaaaacaaaaacgtatcaACCATGCTTCTTGATATTGTATCATTttaaagcattttaatttttttcttttatgtcaAGACAGCCAAAGTAAACTGTAGATTGAAGGCCTTTTAATGCTATTGATTTGTTGTTCTCATAGTAAGTCTCAGAGATTTAACTAGATCAACATTCTGATGTCAGCATAAGGGGATCACAGTTTTTTGGATAAGCGTCAATGCAAAGTTGACCACCTCCAGCTCGGTGCTAAATGTTTTGAGCATTCAAAGTTGCCACACTGGGCCAACAGCCCGGGCCATGTTTATCACACATAACCATTTTGTCTATTTCTAACCTGGAAATCTTTGTAAGACTTTGTATCTTAATAGTGTCCTTGTGTCTCTTATTCgtcgttttgtttgtttgttttttgacatTTCAGTGCCAAACTTGAATAGTGCCATCATCGCCCACATGCACTGAATATGATGTGCTATATTTGCCAGAACAACTTGGCCTTTTTAAAGAGAACGCTAACGTGACAATCATCCCGTACACAGCACGTTTATTTGTCAAAGATCAATAAACAACATTGATTTTAATATTCTGATCCTCGTTTATGTGGAAAGACAAAGACACTCTGTCGTTGGAATTTGGTGAGAACACCTTATATTGTAAACTTCTGTCTGTCCAGTGACAATTTGCAATAAAGTATTGTGGGTTATATTTTTAAGTGTTTCTTCCTGGCTATCTTTTCCCTAACATACCCAATTTCAGTATTGAAAATGAATGGGTAAAATATCCAGGTTGATATAAACTGCACACATTTGTTTTGGTTGCAATTATGGCACAAAATAAACAGCACATACTCAAAtgaagaagattttttttttttaattattattcctTTTGACCGTTCACACTGTACGGTGTATcaaaaccaaagcaaaaaagtttgaaaaagatgtcattaaaaaacagaaagacaaagaaaagcAATCAGCTTTGCCTCCCTCAAAGACACGGCTGAGTCACTCCTTTCAAATATCGACAGTGCAGTTTTACATAATCAGGAAGGACGGGAAGATAGCAAAAAGGAGACTCTCAAACTTGAGTCAAGATTAGAAAAATAAAGCCGTATTTTACCTAAAGGTTGCTTTAGCTTCATTACCACACTTGTCAGGCAAATAAAATGATTAACTAAACTTGCAGTAAGAGATTATATCTGTATATATTGGATCAATATGGCTTGTCAAGTTATAGACACGAAAACACACGACACTGAGAAGAATTGACGGAGACACAAACTACCTGCTGTGGCTTGAAAAAGCATCTGAAGTTGCAGTGCTACTCAAGGATCTACAAATGCaatcagcacaaaaaaaaccaaaatgtgAGCATGTGCAATCCTTGATGAGCACATAACTAATGGATGCTTTGTAATGGCTGTGATTAATTAAAGGGCCCTTTGCTTTAGTGTAAACTCGCCATTTTTGCCTGTGTGTTAGCGGCACGTTCTGATGTCAGCTTTCCAAATGTAAACCTTGGATCAGCAGCTTTCAAAATGGAGGGGAAGCAGCTTGAGTGGAAAAAATTGTGTCTACGTACGTATTAAAGGTGTTAAAAAATCGTTTTTGAATCGAATCGTTACATCCTTGAATCGTATCGAATTTACATGatcgattttttaaaaataatcagtTTCAAGTTTCTGATTTGCTCTTTCCTTGACTTTAATTAACTTGAAAAAATTGGAGCGCTTTCACATGGCATGACAtttcacataccgtaatttttggacgataagccgcaccggactataaaccgcaccatcTAAAACTCGCTATTACAGGTTCAAAACTTGTGAAAAAAGTCACAGTTTacagtccgaaatttacggtaaataCATTTTACACGTTTTTAATAGATCTTCATAACTATCGTTCCATTTTGCTGTTTCAAATCCTCTCACTACCTTGCGTTTGAAAGACCCTGCAATGAATGTGTGATGACGATAACGGATTTGTGTATTTCTATTTTGCTCACGTGATGCTGTGCTGTGTGCTGTCAAGCTAGTACAACAGGTCAGATTAAGGCAGCTTCAATATTTTGGCTTTTTGTGGTCCTGCTGGTCTGTATGAGTGCAGTCATGGTACGCCTCATATTTACACTACCACATCTAAAACCAGGACTTTACAcgaacatttacaaaaaaataccCCTTGAGTGTGTTCACAATATGATTCATTGTCCACGTGCAGATTTCATCTCAAATCTTCTGAAAGATTGTATCCGTGTGGAATGTTACCCTTCTTGAACCCCTTTTACACCAGCGCGTAATCAAACTGACCCCTTTCCAGCCCCTCCTTGTGGTCAGTCCAGGATGATGCAGGCATGCGACTGTAGGGGTCCAGCAGGATCCTGAAGCACCTGACCAGCAGGAAGACCAGGAAGAGCATAAGGAGGCCCACAAAGGCCAAAGCCGTGCGCTGCTCGGCGTCCACCCCGACCAAGGCCAGCGGtgggctgctgctgccgccgccgccagcgcCGCCGGGGAGGGGAGAGCCGGCCGGGGACAGCAGCAACTCGTAGTCGAGCGTGGGCCCATCGCTCATCCTCCACGGGGCCCGGAGGCAGGGTTTGCACACCGACTGGatcgtgtgtgtgttgatgggAGGTGAGGAGAAGGAAGGGAAAGCGTTCATGAGCGACTGATTGTGGTCGAACTCTTATTTGGTGTTTAAACCAAATATCGTGTTTCGCTTTGAGCTATTTCCAGATTGTTTTCCTCCAGTGCCGATTCAACTGCCAACTGTGTTCTTAATCTGATGTGACAACGAGCCACACATTTAGATTAATACAGACTATCTATGAGGGAAATTGCACAGCAGTGACCGCTTTCGGGCAATATTATTTTTAAGGAAATAATCAGAGAAGACAGGATGTCACGGCAAGCCAAGGTCAATGTTCCCGGAGCTGGTACGGTGCTAATTAAGAAACAGGAAGAGCTGACCAGAGCAGTGTAAGGGTGTCAGGTCACTAATGCTTTTTTCTACAGTCTTGCTTGGTGGacaaataatgcaaaaataGCAAACagtatgttacaaaaaagtctgCGTAGCAAGAAGAAAGAGCGATAAGTGGATTTGAGACGTCAAGTGTTCCAAGGAGTTCTTCTCACCATTTTCCTTAGGGATGAGcactaaacacaaaaaaatctgtCTAATAGCAAAGCAACAAGAGGTAGAAAATAGCCAGTGTGAGTCTGTCAAAGGTGTGAACTTCTTTCATTTAAAACGAGTCCAATCGTCTTTAGAATCTGCTCGAGGTGACGTCCTCTGCCGACATGACGTCAGCAGTTAGCGCAGCTCCGATTTACTCGACACCTGAAAGaaaatgtacatatatatttatgaattgagttttttttttttctgagacgTCAGCAATGAATCACAAGTCGAATTGTAACAAACATGGCAGAAATAACGTGAAGTCACACCTGCTTCGTTTCATCCTTCCACCATATTGCTTTCATTAGTAGCCTTAATAAGTAATAAGTGACAGTGATGTTGCCCCATCTGTGCACACCTACCTGGTAATGAAGCTGATGATGGCCACATTAGCTGAAATGAATAGTGATTATAGTCACCGGGATAGGATTACATCAACCCTCGTTTGTCAGTGCACTGTTACACGGACACGCATTGGGTACCCTCATTCATCTCGAACGGTGACAGGAGGGGAGACAAAGTGGAGCCTCATCAATAATCTAAAATCACTCATCTCTTGTGACTGACTGGGTTTCAAATCACTGAAGACACGTGACACCCAAATGGGGTTGTGTGTGATGAACAATGAATTTATGAAGATGAATAGAGGAGGTGACGGACAGGGAGGACACATGTTGCCACGGTGATTGATTAGCGGGAGAggggatatgttttttttcttttttttcgccCACTAACCAATCAATGTTTCCTATCTGTGGTTGTCTCCAGGGTGCTTGTTGTACTGACTGAGCCTGGAAGCTGGGATGGAAAGATACAAcggtgtcagtgtgtgtgtgttcccgtGTGTCTGAGTAAGAAAAAGCCAAAAATAGGTCATAAAACCTCGGAAGTCCTTTCAAGGACATTATTACTATGATGGGATGGGTTGAGTTGGTTGTCTTGTAAACAAAGTTGTCACTTTGTACAATGCTGACGTGCCCTTGAGCAAAAGGCTAAATCTCTATTTGATTTATTGGTTGGCATTACAACTGCAAGTCATTTAATTAGGTACACCTATGTCTCTGAGACGTATTCATTTAAGAAAAGGCACACTGACTCACTGCTGTCGAAACTGTCATTTCTTATTTATAACCCGACCAGACATTGTGCTTGCATTAATTAAAgtggaatcaaaccctgcacttctgaactgtgaggcggccaTGTTAACCATTGGCGCCGACTGAAACAGTAAACACATCACCGCCGTATCCAGACTGAACTGTACTGCTTGACATAAACGTGTCATTGATATTGACTTGATGTGACTATTCATGAGTCCTCGAGTTCATTCATCACCTAAGGGACCGAGCTGCCACCTGTGGCGTGCTGCGAATGAACACGTTAGCATGTAGGTCACCTTgagcacaaaagaaaaatagagggagtaaaaataaaataaaagtccaaGGTCCATAAATTAACCCGCAAGTATGcacattgaaaaagaaaagtccagCCTCTGAGATATTTTTAGAACAAGTGTCTGAGGAGTCATTTCTCTTTGCACTCTTAGCTCACCGCCAGACGTCTCCTCACGCGTCGTAATTCGCCTGGCAGACAGGCGCTAGCTACAATAAGGATGATAAAGTTTGACAATTAAATCCTCGATTGTCTCTCCCTCTCCTCACAGTCGTAAGGTTGCGCTTGGACAGGCAGCAGAAGGAGGGCATTTGCGTGCGAGATGCCCGTAGAAAGACAAACAGACATTCGGAGGACGAGCGAAATGTTCTTTCGGCCCGTGTGCATGCAAATGAGGAGTACTTAAGACTGCTGaccttttaaaacaaaatgttaCCAAAGAAAAGGCAGACCATTTTGAATTAACCCTTCAGATGGCACTCATTCAAGTAGGAAGCAGCTATTATGTTcataattaattattaatcagttttttgtgtattttgagcTTTTGGGTTCCACTCTATATCGACGCGTGCTCTATATGggctcatgtaaaaaaaaaaaaaaatgtactgcCCCAACACTTTACCCTCATCAGGGTGATAAATGACGACTAGTAAAGAGAAAAAGTGGTCCGCCCCTGTTGGAAAGCGTTCCAATCAGCTCACGGAGAAACTAACTTGACATTGTGGCAAAGCAGACAAATGAGCGAGCGCTATTGAGGGCAAGACAAATGGAAGTGTACACAGATGAAGGAGCAAGGGGAAAAGAACAAGCTCTTTGTGATTCTCAACAACAGCAAGCAATTCCATCTGGGAACCTGCCCCACCATCTATCATTTTAGCCACCGCTCAAAAGAACGTCAAGTCTATTTCCTCTATCAGCAATTTTAAAGGCTTTCAAGGTTACTTCCATTTTAGTATTCACAGTTCTCAAGATTTCACATCACAGCTCGTTTTGTACGTCTCTGACGCATTAAATAAGGCCGATTTGAATACAGAGGTCGGGCGGGGATGTCAGCGTCGTGTCGTGTGTATGGTGTGGACgtctccttgtgtgtgtgtgtgcttcttcGAAGACGTCAAGCAGGATCGGATTTCCAGACGTGGCCTCCGGCTCGTCGTGTCATCTCCTCTGGTTGTTTATGTCACTGTCCCTGACAGCATGAAGCCCCAGTTTAAATCTGACGTCTTTAGATACGGGTTGACTCGCTCACCGGTCAATAATCATTTGATACCCTTGCATCACCACAACAGATATGctgtttttaaaaattaaaaaaataataatttgaagtTTTGGGGTATTTCAACGAATCGGTACTCAAGGTTATAGTCAATACCAGTACCAAGCGCCATCTTGTATCTCTTTGACAATTGAGAATTAATATTGATGTTTTCCCAGGAAGATGCAATTTCTCCAAGTATATCAGGGGtgccaaactcatttttttcacgcgccgcattgtagtcatagcttctttcggaggtccattttgactgtcaacccaaataaatgtatgagcatctcatattatatacagttaaAGCTAcagaacaaactgacaaataactcgttttcaaatcagacgagtaaaaactggtcaaatatatataaaaaaaagaagatattaaaagtgaagacaatttgtaattctagtaatgacacacgaatttgatgcacaatttgtctttgcgggccacataaaatgatgtggcgggccgtatctggcccctgggccttgagtttgacacctgtgaagtAGATGAATGGAAATGGAAGAAACCTTAGaaagttttaatttatttcatgCGATTTGAAGGGGAGATGCTATATTGGGTATAAGCCTTTCTTAAAATATATCTCGGCTTTTGTGGGGGTACCATTGTAAACCAGATTTTGACATATCTGTCGAATTACTTCCAAACTCTCAAATTTGCTGAGAAATcgacagcaataaaaaaaaaaaaaccacatacaCAGTCAGTTTATCACTCTTGTCCACCAGAAATTGCGGCACACTTCAATCATGTGCGTCATATCTGACCATCACTTCCATCCAGTCCCTCTCAACACTCTGCAGTGTTGTCACTTGAGTCACTTTATAAAATTGCCCTTATCACCCTACTCTCTAAAGCCCCCGGTCCCTCCAGTCAGAGTTAATAAACGTCAGACCAATCACCCCCACCTACATCCTATATTTAATTCACAAATCCAACACATGAAATATTCATAAGAGGAGGACTCGGACAGGTCCACAACTAGTAGCAAACAGGTCAAGCAAAAAGAGATCTAACATTTGCACCAATTGAATATTGGGTAAAtattctttttgtatttttccagAGCTAAAAATCATTGTGAATTttccaaaatataaaaatattacttTCTCGAATAGGAAGAAGCAAGGAggagaggaaaataaaaataaaagggaaGGAAGATGACAAGCGCTGCAATATGGAGTTGTCAGCACTCTTAAACTCTGAAAACAGCACTTCCCTTCCATCAGGCAGCCCGTCTATCAAACCTACTGGGACAGAACGGACGCGGTGCCAAGCCATCATTCCGGTCCACGACCGAGGCCATATACTCGAGATTACATGCTCTCTCCACACAGCACAACACTCAGCAGGAACTTTTTGTGGCCGAATTCCCGAGGATGCAGATGATTAGATGAGAAGTGGAATAATGTTTTTTGCGTCTGATGAAAGAGGTGACAACTGATAAGTTCACAATTCCGATTCTATTATTGATAGCGGTTGTTGATTTTATTATCAATTCTCTTTGGGGGAGGAAACAAAATGAAGTTTCAGTTGAAGTGGTCTTCTCTtgtttgctgtttttatttggtGTATGCCATGAGATTTTTCTTGAGTTGACTTGGGGTGGGTTGCCGGTTTTGTTTACCAGCCATtctaatcaaataaataaaatggttgCCGTCTGTCACACTGCTGGCTTTGTGTGCTGGAGcgtggaggaaaagggtggattcAAGTGCAAGGAAGCAGGAAGGCAAAACCAGGAAGCAATTTCAATTTAAATAATTACtttcaaaagaacaaaaatggGTAACTAAAGTGTGCTGACTTGTCAAAAGAAAattaaagcttttttaaagcagGTTTCAAAGTAGTTGTACTAAGTtaatcttgtttttcctttttaattacttcactggttcttttatattTCAAAAAGGTTTCAAAGTAACAGCAAAAGTcagaatgaaatgaaattaaaacaaaaatcaacataACATGAGGAGCATTGCATGACGCATGACAGCAACACCAAAAATGGCCGAATGGGCTCAAGGTCTTAAATACTAGCAGTGATGACACAATGACACACACCTAGACACAAGTGGCTCGAGGGAGCTGATTGGTTGACACAAGAGACCAGGAGAAAGCAATAAACTAACAACCATGAATAGCTCAAGAAGCTTAAGCTTAAGCCTATTAAGCTTAGTTCAATAAATAATAGGAAACACCAGCACAAGTTTGCCATTTAAACTGCTAATGTAAATCAAGTCCATGAAATGCACCTTGGTGGTAAAATGCTAATTCCACCCATAAAAGCTCAGCAAGACCCCGCTACCTGCCCTGATCACCTTGTGACAAAAGAAGTCACCAGTTGGACTTGTAAGAAGCGCTTAAGAAAAGA includes the following:
- the LOC133166756 gene encoding cortexin-1-like, translating into MNAFPSFSSPPINTHTIQSVCKPCLRAPWRMSDGPTLDYELLLSPAGSPLPGGAGGGGSSSPPLALVGVDAEQRTALAFVGLLMLFLVFLLVRCFRILLDPYSRMPASSWTDHKEGLERGQFDYALV